The segment AGATCAGGGTTCTAAAATTATAACTCTGAAAACCGGATTTTGTTTTATATCAATGGAAAAATTAATATAAAAAAAGTTAAAAGTACTATGAACGGTCGATTTAACTTTTTGAAAAAACCACCCGGGATTTGAAAAACCTTATGAAAACATTCTTTCCCGGGTGGAAAACAAAACAAAATTGAATGAAGGAAATTTAAATGGTATCCAATGCGCTGAGGCATTTTTCTATTTTGAGCCAACTGCGCTCAATATCGTTGTCAAGGCCAACGGAGAAGCGCACCAGGCCTTCGGAGAGGCCCATTTTTTTCTGGACATCCTCGGGTACTTCGCTCGAAGTACTCTTGCCTGAGTTGCTGAAGAGGGTTTTGAAATACCCCAGGCTTACGGCCAGGTAACCCACACCTTCCTTCTGCATCATTTCCATAAACCGGGCGGCGCGTTCACTGGTTTCGAGATCAATGGCAATCATGCCTCCAAAGCCGAAATCGGGGTTCATCAGTTTTTTCATTAGCTCGTGCTGCGGATGTTCGTGCATGCCGGGATAAACAAACCGTAATCCTACGGTTTTGAACTTTTCAGCCAGGTACATGGCGTTGTGGCTGTGCTGTTTCATTCGAATATGGAGGGTATGCAGGTTTTTGTGGATGCTGGATGAGCGCATGGGATCGAGCACCGGGCCCAGCAGCATGGCTGTGCCTGAATTGACATCCGATAGGGCTGCAATAAATTCCTCGTCGGCACAGATGGCCCCAGCCACACAGTCGTTCTTGCCGTTGATGAACTTGGTCATACTGTATACCACAACATCGGCGCCCCATTTGGCGGGAGCGATCATCATTGGGGTGAAGGTATTATCAACCACCAGTTTGATCTTGTGTTTGCGGGTGATCTGGGCCAGGGCGGGCAGGTCGGAGATCTGCAAGAGCGGGTTGGTCATCGACTCGGTGTAGATCATGGTCGTGTTGGGGCGGATGGCTTTTTCAACCTGTTGCAGGTTGGTGACATCCACGAAAGTGACTTCGATCTTAAACTTTTTCAAGTAGTTGGCCATAAAGGCAAAGGTTCCCCCGTAGGTGGTGATACTCGAAACGATGTGGTCGCCGGTATTGCAGAGCTGGAGAATGGCGCTGGTGATGGCAGCCATGCCCGAACCAGGGACCCAGGCAGCCTGGGTGCCTTCCATGGCGGCGAGGGCATCGGCCAGGTATTTGTTGGAAGGATTCCAGTGGCGTGAATAGAGGAAACAGCCCTGCTGTTCACCGTGGAAGGTGTCGAGCATGGTTTTGGCTTCCAAAAAGGTGTAGGTTGCCGAATCGGTAATGGAAGGATTCACGTCGCCAAATTCGCCAAACTGAAGCAGGTCCTGAATGTTGGATGCGGGATCAAATTTCATGTTCTGTTGTTTTTTAGGCACCTGGTTTTTCAAAAAGAAAATAAGCGCCGGTTTGTTTTGCAAAAATATTGAATTTTCTGAAAACGAACCTATTGTCGTTAGAATAAAAGAAAATAAAATGCAATGTGCTTATAATTTGTAAGCAAAAAGCTTTAAATTTGCAATAATTTGATTAGAAAAAAATTCTTTTATGGAAAAAGGCTTTCAGATTGATAGCACAGATAAAAAGATCCTGGAGATCTTGGCGGCCAATGCGCGGATGCCATTTCTTGAAGTTGCCCGCATGTGTAGTATCAGCGGAGCAGCCGTTCACCAGCGTGTTCAGAAGCTTATGGATGCCGGCATTCTCGATGGCTCGCAGTTTTGCCTCAACCCCAAAGGGCTCGGTTATTACACCTGCGCCTTTATCGGGATACAGGTGAACCTGTTAAGTACTTCCACCCACGAGCAGGTGTTCCAGGCCATCAAGAAAATCCCTGAAATCGTCGAATGCCATCACATTTCAGGGAAATACTCCCTTTTTCTGAAAGTGTTTACCAAGAACAATGAGCACCTGAAAAAGATCATTGTCGAGAAGATACAGACCATCCCAGAAGTAACAGCCACAGAAACATTTATTTCGCTTGAAGAAGGTTTTGTCAGACAGCTGCCAGTGCAGGAAGGGAACATATTCTTTTACGAATAAGAAGGCCTGATAAATCATTCCGGGCCTTTTGGGGTTTTTCACTGGAATCTTCTATTTTTGCAGGGTTGTCTGAATTGCGTTTTCATTCTTAAAGCCCCAAAAAGAAATGCAAAATAAGCTTGCTTTTTTCTTTTTCCTGAGCCTGGTGTTATGGTATTCCCTGGTGTTTTTTCCTATTCCAGAATTGCTGATTGAGGGGACTGCCTCCCTGCTGGGCCCTATGGGAATCTTGATGGTTTTGCTTGTTTTGCTGCTGGCTGGTATGGTCATGCAATGGAAGTATGTTTCCCTTGCTGCCTTCCCATTATTGGCCGCCTGGGGCCTTTTGCAGTTTAATGCCCATTGGCGAACCTGGATCGTTGAAGCCAGTCCTGAGCAGCAGGAGCATTATTACCAGCATTTCAGGGGAACCTGGAGGATCTTCCCTGAGTCCGCTATGCATACTGTTCCCGACCTTTACCATTTTGTGCTGGGCTTGCTGATTGGGATCAACCTGGCGCTGGTCATCATTCAGATCACGAAGCTGTTCAGCATGAAGAAAAGGCCAGCTTGAAAATTGCTGAAAGGATATTCATTGATAGAAAATCATTTAAACCGAGAAATATGTTTACAGGAATCGTAGAAACCACCGCGCAGGTGGTAAAAATTGAAAAAGACCGGGGCAATATCCATTTCACGATGGAAACGCCCATTGCGGATGAATTAAAAGTGGATCAGAGCGTGTCGCACGACGGGGTGTGCCTGACCACGGTGAATGTTGACAAGGAGAAGAAACAATATACCGTTACGGCTATCCAGGAAACGCTTGACAAGACCAATATGCGCACCTGGCAGGAAGGCTACCGGGTGAACCTGGAACGCTGTATGCGTATTGACGGGCGCCTGGACGGGCATATCGTTCAGGGGCACGTGGACCAGACCGCTGTGTGCAAGCGCGTGGAAGAACTCGATGGTAGCTGGAAGTTTTGGTTTGAATACGATCGCGGCCCTAAGAATA is part of the Bacteroides sp. genome and harbors:
- a CDS encoding aminotransferase class I/II-fold pyridoxal phosphate-dependent enzyme yields the protein MKFDPASNIQDLLQFGEFGDVNPSITDSATYTFLEAKTMLDTFHGEQQGCFLYSRHWNPSNKYLADALAAMEGTQAAWVPGSGMAAITSAILQLCNTGDHIVSSITTYGGTFAFMANYLKKFKIEVTFVDVTNLQQVEKAIRPNTTMIYTESMTNPLLQISDLPALAQITRKHKIKLVVDNTFTPMMIAPAKWGADVVVYSMTKFINGKNDCVAGAICADEEFIAALSDVNSGTAMLLGPVLDPMRSSSIHKNLHTLHIRMKQHSHNAMYLAEKFKTVGLRFVYPGMHEHPQHELMKKLMNPDFGFGGMIAIDLETSERAARFMEMMQKEGVGYLAVSLGYFKTLFSNSGKSTSSEVPEDVQKKMGLSEGLVRFSVGLDNDIERSWLKIEKCLSALDTI
- a CDS encoding Lrp/AsnC ligand binding domain-containing protein, with product MEKGFQIDSTDKKILEILAANARMPFLEVARMCSISGAAVHQRVQKLMDAGILDGSQFCLNPKGLGYYTCAFIGIQVNLLSTSTHEQVFQAIKKIPEIVECHHISGKYSLFLKVFTKNNEHLKKIIVEKIQTIPEVTATETFISLEEGFVRQLPVQEGNIFFYE
- a CDS encoding riboflavin synthase codes for the protein MFTGIVETTAQVVKIEKDRGNIHFTMETPIADELKVDQSVSHDGVCLTTVNVDKEKKQYTVTAIQETLDKTNMRTWQEGYRVNLERCMRIDGRLDGHIVQGHVDQTAVCKRVEELDGSWKFWFEYDRGPKNITVEKGSISVNGVSLTVVDSEPGLFSVAIIPYTYEHTNFGDFRVGSVVNLEFDIIGKYVARLLEQHFEARKG